The genomic DNA GACATGCGCTTGTGCACTCCCGGTGCCAGCCCCCGCTCGCCACGGATTCCAGGGGCTTCCGCGAATCGACCCGCACCCGCAGGCTGGGGCGTGGGGCAGTTCGCCCCGGCCCGATCTGGGTCGCTGTCCGGATCCTCCACGCCGCCCGAACGGGCAGGGGCTGGGCGGGCCGCAAGTCGCCGCGGTGCGTCGAGATCTTTCGTCGACACGGCGCGGCGCGCTGGAGAATGATGCCGCGCCCCATGGGCCGCCCGTTACCAGATGCCGATCTCGGCCGTACGCCCAACGGGGAGCCCGCGGCTTCCGACGAGGCGCTGATGGAGCGGTTCTGCCAGGGCGACGCGCAGGCGTTCGACGCCCTGTACGCACGCCACCGGATGGGCCTGCACGGTTTTTTCCGACGCATGGCCGGCTCGCGCGCCGCCGCCGACGACCTGCTCCAGGTCACCTTCCTGCACCTGGTGCAGGCGCGCGATCGCTTCGATCCCGGCGAGCGCTTCAAGCCCTGGCTCTATGCCATCGCCCGCAACGCCGCGCGCGACTACCTGCGGCTCGCAGCGCATCGCGAGGTCGGCGGCGAGGCCGGTGAGCCGCCGTTGGCTTCGGCCGTCGCGCCCGAGACCACCGACGAATCGGATCCCGCCCAGGCCGCCGCGCTGCAGAAGGCGCTCTCGGAGCTGCCCGAGGCCTATCGGGAAGCGGTGGTGATGCACCAGCTCGAGGGGCTGTCGTTTCCGGAGATCGCCAAGGCGGTACACAGCACGCCCGGCGCGGTGAAGGTCCGTGCGCACCGCGGCTACCAGAAGCTGCGCGCGGCGCTGGCCAAGCTGCGAGGGGGCCAGCCATGAAGTGCGAAGAGCTGGCCTGGGAGTCGCGCGGGAGTCGGCCGCTGTCGGCCGAAGAGCAAGCGCACGTCGACGGCTGCAGGGACTGCCAGCTCGATCGCGAGCTGCAGCACGCGATGGCCGCGAGCGAAGGGCCGTCGGAGGCCATCGACGAGAAGCTGCGCGCAGCGGCGCACGAGCAGATGAAGGTGCAGCCGAAGGGTCGGGGGCTCGCGCGCGCCGCGACGTTCGTACCTTGGCTGGTGCTGCTCGCGGCCGTGGCCATGATGAGGGTCCGGCCGGATCTCATGCAGCTGCCGACGGTGGTGCGCGCCGGCGTGCCGCTCCTCCTCCTGGCTGCCTTTCAGATCGCGCGGCGCGCGCTGCTCGCGCCGGGGCTCGTGCCGCGCGGCCGCTGGCTGGCGTCGCTGGGCGTGCTCCTCGGCGCGGGCGCGATGCTCGCGTTCCCCGGCGCCCGCGAAGATTGGTC from Deltaproteobacteria bacterium includes the following:
- a CDS encoding RNA polymerase sigma factor is translated as MERFCQGDAQAFDALYARHRMGLHGFFRRMAGSRAAADDLLQVTFLHLVQARDRFDPGERFKPWLYAIARNAARDYLRLAAHREVGGEAGEPPLASAVAPETTDESDPAQAAALQKALSELPEAYREAVVMHQLEGLSFPEIAKAVHSTPGAVKVRAHRGYQKLRAALAKLRGGQP
- a CDS encoding DUF1109 family protein: MKCEELAWESRGSRPLSAEEQAHVDGCRDCQLDRELQHAMAASEGPSEAIDEKLRAAAHEQMKVQPKGRGLARAATFVPWLVLLAAVAMMRVRPDLMQLPTVVRAGVPLLLLAAFQIARRALLAPGLVPRGRWLASLGVLLGAGAMLAFPGAREDWSGNPPACLWATLGVSALPFIVFVLWARRSRDWKTGAVAGLAAGAIGVCALFFHCPYSGAAHLLSTHLLAWLILAGLGAGLVTLFPERIWKPGRAP